In Triticum urartu cultivar G1812 chromosome 6, Tu2.1, whole genome shotgun sequence, the following proteins share a genomic window:
- the LOC125515480 gene encoding thioredoxin-like 3-2, chloroplastic, producing MATTSAYYAVAAGGGDAASPCRGAPLRPRPPPHRLAFLSRAPARRASISLPPGPRRAGLTAATAEGRAGTGMEEEEEGPAWVELEPIGGEEQLDRALAEAQQRGVPIVVFWTASWCRKCIYLKPKLEKLAAEYYRRIRFYCVDVNAVPQKLVNRAGVTKMPSIQMWSDSRKQAEVIGGHESWMVIEDVRRMVEQEE from the exons ATGGCCACCACCTCCGCCTATTACGCAGTGGCGGCCGGCGGCGGGGACGCGGCGTCGCCGTGCCGGGGCGCCCCTCTCAGGCCACGGCCTCCCCCGCATCGCCTCGCCTTCCTCTCCCGGGCGCCCGCTCGGCGGGCCTCGATCTCGCTGCCGCCGGGGCCTCGCCGGGCGGGTCTGACAGCGGCGACCGCGGAGGGGAGGGCGGGGACGGGgatggaggaagaggaggaggggcCGGCGTGGGTGGAGCTGGAGCCGATCGGCGGCGAGGAGCAGCTGGACCGGGCCCTCGCCGAGGCCCAGCAGCGCGGCGTCCCCATCGTCGTGTTCTG GACGGCAAGTTGGTGCAGGAAATGTATATATCTGAAGCCTAAGCTGGAAAAGTTGGCGGCAGAGTACTATCGGAG AATCCGGTTTTACTGCGTCGACGTCAATGCTGTTCCACAGAAGCTCGTGAATCGTgcaggagtaaca AAGATGCCTTCCATACAG ATGTGGAGCGACTCCCGGAAGCAGGCCGAGGTGATCGGCGGGCACGAGTCGTGGATGGTGATCGAGGATGTCCGGAGGATGGTCGAGCAGGAGGAATGA